The genomic segment GATTGCAGATTGTATTCTAGGGTTTTGCGAGCTTCCGCTTCAAAATCGGACTGGCTTAGTTTAGGTGCATAATGTGCGATCCAGCCCGTGGCACCCAGCGCCCGCATTGCAGCTTCGTCTTTCGCCAAAATTGGCTCGTGAAGTTTATTGGCGGGCATTGTACGTTCTGGTCTGTAAGACCATTTTGTGACTTCAGCCGATGGTTTTGCGTAGTCCGCCAGCTTATCAGATTCTGTTATTTGGGCAATAGGATCTAGGGCGCGAATGGATACAGTTTTAGAGAATAGTTGTGATGCATCAACGACTGTGCCGGGCGCTGGAGCCGATGCTCCATCCGAGTTTTTATCAACGAGGATTTTGAGTGCAGTCGTAGCTGAGGCGACTTTTGCGCCGGAAAATGAAGCGCTTGCGATCATCGGCGGCTGTCCGTTCAACTGGCGGATTTTAGATGTGAGCCTGCCGATTGAAGTCAGGATTTGATAAACGGCGGTTAATTTTCATTTCCTGTAGATAGACACATGATTCGACTAGGGCTTACTGTCACTTGATCCACTCGAGTGTGGCGGCAAGGCGGAGGACGGCTGTGAAGCTGACGGCGGTTTTCCCGTATCGGGTGGCGACGGCGCGCCACTCCTTGAGGCGGGCGCACAGTCGGCACGGCGCTGAACGCCCTTGAGGCGATCCGCAAGGAGATGTCGGCCGAGGAGAAGCGCGAGGGCGCCGCCCTGTTTCACGAGCACGGGATCGACGAGGCCGGCGACATCTGGCTGTGAAAGCCAGCGGTCTCGCTCGCCGCCGCCGCGATGGTGCGCGACTGGATCTGCACCCGCCAGGGCGCCGCGGCGCTGGTGGGCGAAGGGCGTCAGGTCTTCCTGTTCCGCCGCGGACCAGCGAGCGCGGCTCCGGACGCGGATTAGGCGTGTGGAGCCGCCGAACCGGTCTCCCAAGGTGCAGCCTCTCACGTGCGGCGGATCGCCGGTCCGTGCGTTGTCGTCGGCCGACCGTGCCCGGAGCGCCTTGATGTTCGTTCGTGCCGTCCTCCTCATCCCCCTGCTCTTGGCCTTCTCCGCCGGGGCCGAGGCTGCCGCGTTCGACGATCTGAAGGACGATCTCTCGGCCTGCCTGCGCTTCGAGATGGGCGCGCCGAAGGGGCCGCGCTCCATGCCGATGATCGGCACGCCAGGGCTCGCGCTCCGGAAATGCGCTGGCGAGATGGACCGGCTCGAAAGGGCGGACCCGCGCCGGCTCAGGAGCGACCACGGCCTCAGCCCCTCGACCTGGGCTGTGATCGAGAGCGTGTTCGGAGCCGGCGGCCGCGGGCGCTTGGCCCGCGCGCGGTTCTGATCCCGAGCGGCGTCAGCCGCCGAACTGGGGCAGCACGCTGCGGCCGAAGGCGTCGATGAAGGCGTCCTGACGGGTGCCGACCTGATGGACGATGATCTCGGCAAAGCCCATCTCGGCCAGTTCCGCGAGCCAAGCGGCGTGCTGTTCGAGATCGTCCGAGATCCGCACGCAGGCATGCATGTCCTCGGGGCGGACGAAGCGGGCGGCGGTCTCGAAATCTTCCGGGCGGCGCATCTCCCAGTTCACCTCGCCCTCGATGGCGTTGCTCGACCATTGCGCATGCGCCTCCGCAAGCGCACGGGCCGGGTCGGGGTCCCAGCAGACCTTGGTCTGGAGGAAGACCGGCTTGCCCGCGCCGCCGCCCTCGCGGAAAGCCTCGACCACCGGGCGCAGCTTGTCCGGCTCGATCCCGACAGTGACAAGGCCGTCGGCCCAGGCGCCGAGGGCGCGAGCGGTCGCCGCGGTGGCGGCCCCGCCGATCAGGAGCGGCGGGGTCTTGGGCCGCGAGTAGAGCTGCGCGTCGATCACCGTGACGCGGCCGCGATGGGTCACGGTTTCGCCGGCCAGCAGCGCCCGAATGACCGCGGCGCATTCGGCGAGCCGCGCGTTGCGCTCGGCCTTCTCCGGCCAGGGCAGGCCGGTGATGTCCTCGTTGAGGCGTTGGCCGCTGCCGAGCGCCAGCCACAGGCGCTCGGGAAACATCTCGGCGAGCGTCGCCGCCGATTGCGCGAGCACGGCCGGATGGTGGCGGTAGCCCGGCGCGGTGATGATGCCGAACGGAAGCCGCGTCGTCGCCAGGGCCGCCCCGAGCCAGGACCACGCATGGCCCGAATGCCCCTGCGCGCGGCTCCACGGCTTGAAGTGCTCCGACGACATGGCGCAGGCGAACCCCGCTTCCTCCGCTGCCCGCACATGGCGCAGGAGGGCGGAGGGGGCGTGCTGCTCGTGCGAGGCGTGGTAGCCGATACGCGTCATTCCGGTTCTCACTCTCCCGCCTGGGCCCCGTCGATACGGGGCGCCCGGCGCGAATCCGTCTCACGCAGGGAGCGGTCGGCGTAGGTGCCCTGCACCGCTTCGCGCCCGCCATGCTCGTAGAGGTCGAGCATCAGCGCGCTGTGGATGAAGCCGAGATGGCTGAAAGCCTGCGGAAAGTTCCCAAGGAAGGTGTCGTCCTCCGCGATTTCCTCGGCGTAGAGGCCGACATCGTTCTGCAGCGCGCGCAAAGCCTGGAAGCAGGTGCGCGCCTCCTCGTCCCGTCCGAGCCAGAGCAGGGCGTCCACGAGCCAGAAGGCGCAGAGCAGGAAGGTGCCCTCGTGGCCGGGCAGCCCGTCGTCGTTCTTGTAGCGGTAGACGAGGGGGCCGTGGCCGAGGCGCTCGATCACCACATCGACGGTGCGTGCGAACACCGCTTCGTCCACGGGGAAGCCGACCATCGGCGCGATCAGGAGGGCGGCATCGACGTCGTCGCCGCCGATATATTGCGGGTAGTATCCGTCGCGGTGGATCGCCTCGCCGTTGACGCAGGCGACGATCCGGTCGCGCTCGCGGCACCATTCCTCACGCGCGCCGAACAAGTGGATTGCTCGGTCGAGGGCGACCCAGTTCATGATCGCCGCGTGCAGGTAGCGCTCCTCGGGCTTACGCGGCTCCCACAATCCAGCATCGGGCTCGTGCCAGTGGGCCGCCGAGACGTCGGCGAGCCGCGCCCCGTGCTTGCGCATCGCCTCCGGCATCGTGCCGCCCAAGCGCTCGAAGAGGTAGAGCAGGTCGAGCACTTGGCCGTAGGCGTCGGCCTGATGCTGCTCGGCCGCCTCGTTGCCGTGGCGCACCGGGGTGCTGCCGCGCCAGCCCTCGAAGTGATCGATCTTGATTTCCTCGAGCTCCGCCTCGCCCGAAATGCTGTAGAGCGGCTTCAGGCGGCTCTCTTCCCGCTCGCACAGCTCGGTGACGAAGCCGAAGAAGGATTCGGCCTCGCGGCTCATCCCGAATTTCTTCAGCACGTAGAAGGACAGGCAGGCGTCGCGGATCCAGCAGAAGCGATAGTCCCAGTTGCGGATACCGCCGATCTCCTCCGGCAGGGAGGTGGTGGCTGCGGCGATGATCGCGCCGGTGGGCTCGTAGGTCAGGGCCTTCAGCACCAGCGCCGAGCGCATCAGTTCGTCCGCCAGCGGCCCGACATAGGCCGCATCCTCCGTCCACAGCACCCAGGCGCGGCGCGTCTCCTCCATCAGGATGCGGGCGTCCGGGCAAGTCTCGGGGGGCGTGTCGAGATAGAGCGCGAAGCTGCAGGCCTGCCCGCCCTCCAGGGTGAAGCGCGCGGCGGCCAATTCGCCCTCCGCGGCGAACGCGGCATCCGAGACGAGGCCGGGGCAGCCCGGCGCGGTGACGCGGTGGCCCTCGACGGCGAGCGGCGCGAAGTCCTCGGCGAAGCCTGCGAGCGGGCGGTACTCGGCGATCATCGAGACGCAGCCCGACACGCCCGTGACGAGGCGCACCAGAAGAGGCCGGCCCGCGCCGCCCTCCGGCCCGACCATGAAGTCGTGAAGCGTCACGAAGCCGGTCTGCGTGGTGAAGGTGGTCTCGAGGATGTTGCTGCGGCTCAAATATTGCCGCACGGTCTCGAAGCGCTCGGTCGGCCGGATCGTGAAATGACCGCCGCGCGTCTTATCGAGCAGGCGCGAGAAGGAGGGGGCGGCGTCGAAGCGCTCGAGGCAGGCCCAGTCGATGCCCCCGTCGCGCGCCACCAGCGCACAGCCCTCGCAATTGCTGAGGAGCGCATAGGCCTCGATCGGCTGATAGGGGCGGGTCTGCGGTTCGGACATCGTCTCGGACATGGTCGTTCCTGGGGCGCCGCAGGCCGGCCGCCCGGTTTCGGGGCTCGAGCGCATTCCGACGACGTGGTGGCCGGGTCGTCGAAAGAATGCGCGTCAAAACAAGGATCGAGAGGCGCCGGCCTGATGTCATCAGGTCGGAGACGGCTCTAGGAAGAGGTCAGGCGCCGAGGCGGAAGGCCGGCTCCACCAGGCCGCGGACGCCGATATCCACGAGCAGGGTGCGCCCGTGCTCGGGGTCCTCCGCCCGGGCGGCCTCGTCCATGCCCTCGTAGGCCGTGGTCAGGAGGAGCCGGTCGAGGTCGTGTCCGGCGAAGGTCGGGCAGGTGGGCTGGCGCACCGGGACGGACACGGTGCGCACCCGCTCGCCCGCCGGGCTGTAGGCATCGAGGCAGGCGCCGCCGAAGCGCGCGGTCCAGATCAGCCCCTCGGCATCCACCGCCGCGCCGTCGATCCCGCCCTCTCCGTCGCTGTGATCGTAATGGGTCTCGGGCGCGCTCACGGGCAGGCCGGTGGCGGGGTCGAGCGCGACGCGGCGCAGGATGCCCTCGTCGGTATCGACGAAATAGCCGGTCGCGCCGTCCGGCGAGAAGGCGATCCCGTTGGGGATCGACAGGCCGGAGAACAGCCGCGTCACCCGCGTGCCGGCAACGTGGTAGATCGCGCCGCGTCCGGTCTCGGCGTCCCGGCCCATGGTGCTGATCCAGAGCGCGCCGCTCGGATGGACCCGGCCGTCATTGGAGCGCGTGCCGGCATCCTCCGCTTCCAGCGGGCAGAACAGGCTCAGTTGCCCGTCGCGGATCGTACGGATGTAGAGCCCGTCCTCCGCCGAGAGGAGTTGCCGCTCGGCGTCGATGGCGGCGACGTCGCTCGCCATGAACGGCAGGGCGTGCAGCTTCGCCGGGCCGGCGCCCTCGCTCAGGGGCAATTCGAACAGGCGGTTCTCCAGGATATCGACCCACCACGCCGTGTCGGTCGCCGGATCGTAGCTGGGCCCCTCGCCGAGATGGCAGCGGGACGGATCGAGGACGCGGATCGACGGAGATGCGGCCAAATCGGGACATTCCTCTGAAATCAACGACCGTTGACGTCTGTCGAAAAGAGAAGTTCCGCGGGTTTTACGAAGACTTAGACCATGATCTGAGCTTGCCTGTGCTACGTCTGGGGCGGAATTTTCATCCGCCCACGTCGTTCCGCTGGGGCTTTGCAGCCCATCGCCGGGCCGTTCCGCCGTCGCACTCGCCCCGGCGGGTTTCAGCGCCTAGAACGCTTCGCGAGCGCCCGCTCACGGGCGCGAGAGGACTGACGCAATGGACATGCAGGCTCCGCCCGGCCACGCGGCGCCGCGCTTGGTGCCGCCTGTGCCGGTGCCGCCGGAAAAGGAATTGCCGACTCTGCGCTTCATCGCGGCGATGCGGGTAAACGGAATCGCGTGCTGGCCGGCCTCCGCCTACGAGGCGCCCCTGCGCCGCCGACGGCTGCTCGGGCGCACGCGCTTCACCGTCAGCGATCCGGACCTGGTGCGGCACGTGCTGGTGGACAACGCCGCCAATTATGCCCGCACCCCGATCACCATCCGCATGCTGCGGCCGATGCTAGGCGACGGCCTGCTCATCAGCGAGGGGACGGCATGGCGCCACCAGCGGCGCGCGCTGGCGCCCGCCTTCACCCCGCGGGCGGTGGAGACGCTGGTGCCCCACATCCTGTCGGCGAGCGACGAGGCGGTCGCGGCCCTCGAAGGCCCGGCGGCGCGGGGACCGATCGATCTGTTCGCCGCGCTCCAGCGGCTCGCCCTGGAGATCGCCGGGCGCACCATGTTCTCTGTCGGCATGGCCCGCCACGGCGACCGCCTGCGCGGCTTCCTCGAAGCCTACGCCGCGCGGCTCGGGCGCCCCCACCTGACCGATCTGGTCGTGCCCTTGCGCTTCGCCACGCCGCTCGACCGGGCCCGCGCCCGCTTCCGCCGCGACTGGGTCGGCTTCCTCGATGAGGTCATCGCCGACCGCGACGAGGGCCAGAGCGGGCGTCACGTCGGGGGCCGGGGCGAGGCGCGCGACCTACTCGACCTGCTGCGGGCCGCCCGCGATCCCGAGACCGGCCGGGGCTTCTCGCACGAGGAGCTGCGCGATCAGGTCGCCACCATGATCCTGGCCGGGCACGAGACCACGGCGGTGACGCTGCTCTGGGCCTGCACCCTTCTCGCGCTCGCGCCGGAAACGCAAGCAGCCGTGGCGGCAGAATCGGAGAGCGCGGATAAACCGTTCACCCGCGCGGTGATCGAGGAGACGATGCGGCTCTACCCGCCCGCCTTCGTGCTGGCCCGCCGCGCGCTCGGTCCGGACGAACTGGCCGGCGAGGCGGTCCGGCCCGGCGACAGCGTGACGATCTCGCCCTGGCTGCTGCACCGGCACCGCAAGCTGTGGTGCGACCCCGACGCCTTCGATCCGAGCCGCTTCCTGCCCGGCGCGCCGCCGGTGCCGCGCTTTGCTTACCTGCCCTTCGGGGCGGGGCCGCGGGTCTGCATCGGCGCGGCCTTCGCGCTCACCGAGGCGACGCTCGCGCTGAGCCGGATCGTCGGGCATTTCCGGATCGAGCGAGCCGATGCCCGCCCAGTGCTGCCGGCGGCCGTGGTGACGACCCAGCCCGACCACGCCCCCGCCTTCCGGCTGACGCGGCGGGCCTGAACCCTCAGAAGTCCACCGAGGCGGAGAGCAGCACCGTCCGCGGCGTTCCCTGAGCGAGGATGCCGCGCCCCGACGTCGCCCCGTCGTTGTTGCCCGTCACTTTGCTGACGTTTGCTCGCAGCGTCAGCGGCCTGTCCCGGAGTAAGGTGGCACGGCAAGGCCGAGCGCTTCGTCCAAGGCGTCCTTGCGCGAATGAGCGCCTGTCCGTCCGCCAACAAAAAGACCTGCGGCACCCGTTCGGGGCCGCAGGTCGTGGTTCGTCCGGAGGGCCGGCGGGTCAGGCGATGGCGCGCTTGACCTTCGCCTTCGGCTTGATGACCGCATCGACGGGGAATTCGATATCGACGCCGAGCGTCGAGACGCCTTCGCCCCGCTCCAGCTTGATCTGCACCTTGTCGCGCTCGACCGTGACGTGCTTGGCGATCACGTTCAGGATCTCTTCGCGCAACGTGATGATCAGGTCGGGCCGCCCGTTCTCCACGCGCTCGTGCGCGAGGATGAGCTGAAGGCGTTCGCGGGCGACCGAACCGGAGCCGCGCGGCTTGAGGAAGGTCAGGACACTCATGCGGCCCTCCGTGTGAACAGCTTGTTGATCAGGGATTTACGGTCGGAAGGGATCGCCATCGGCACGGTCTCGCCCTTCAGGCGACGCACGGCATCGATGTAGGCGCGCGAGGGCGCGCAGAGCGGGTTGTTGAGCGTCACCGGGCAGCCGACATTCGAGGCGCGCAGCACTTCGAGGCTTTCCGGGATGATGGCCAGCAGCGGGATCGAGAGGATCTCGAGCACGTCATCGACCTTGAGCATGTCGCCACGGTCGGCACGGGCCGGGTCGAAGCGGGTCAGGATCAGGTGCTTCTCGATCGTGTCGCCGCGCTCGGCGCGGACGGTCTTGGAGTCGAGCAGGCCGATGATCCGGTCCGAGTCGCGCACCGAGGAGACCTCGGGGTTCGTCACCACCACGGCCACGTCGGCGTGGCGCATGGCAAGCTGGGCGCCGCGCTCGATGCCGGCGGGGCTGTCGCAGACGATCCAGTCGAACTTCTCGCGCAGCTCGCCCATCACCCGCTCGACGCCCTCGTCGGTGAGCGCGTCCTTGTCGCGGGTCTGCGAGGCGGGCAGCAGGGAGAGGTTCTCGAGACGCTTGTCGCGGATCAGCGCCTGCGGCAGCTTGGCGTCGCCGTTGGTGACGTTGATCAGGTCGTAGACCACGCGGCGCTCGGCGCCCATGATCAGGTCGAGGTTGCGCAGGCCGACGTCGAAATCGACCACGCAGACCTTCTCGCCGGCCTGCGCCAGCGCCGCACCGAGCGCTGCCGTCGTGGTCGTCTTGCCGACGCCGCCCTTACCGGACGTGACACAAAGAACCTTGGCCATTCTCGTTTCCCCTTAACCCAAGGCTGCAATTTTGATCGCGCCGCCGTCGGACCAGATCTGGACCGCTTGACCGCGCAGGTGAGTGCCCATGTCCTCGGCCGTGCGGACGAGGCGGTCGATGCCGAGAAGCTCGGGCTCGAACTTGCGGCAGTAGATGCGTGCGCGAGGGTTGCGGGCGGCGCCCGCGATGGCCCGCCCGCGCAGGGCGCCGTAGACGTGGATGGAGCCGCCCGCGAGGATCTCGGCGCCCGAGGACACCGAGCCCATCACGGTCACGTCCCCCTCGCGGTGGACGATGCTTTGGCCCGAACGCACCGAGCCCTCGATGGTGAGGGACGACACGCCCGGCTTCTCTTCCTCGAACGCCGGCGCCTCGAAGACGTCGCCGGCGGGGCGACCGCCGACGAGCCGCGGCGGCAAGAGCGAGGGCAGCGGGGCCTCCGCACCCTCGATGCCGAGGATACGGAGCTTCCGGGCCGACAGCTCGGCGATCAGGGTCTCCAACTCGGACGGCGCGGCTTTGAGGCCGGCGACGTTGAGGATCACGGCCCTGTCGTCGAACAGCGTGGCCGATCGCTTCAGGGCTGCGTCCAGGAGGGCGAGCCATTCGGCGAGGGGAGCTTCCGGCACCAATGAGACGGCGCGGAACACGCGGCCTCGCAGGGGCAGAGAGGGGCGGGTGGGAGCGGGGCTGGTCACGGGCGTTGACGTTTCCTTACCGACACGCCCATTGACCGCCGGGATGGTTACCGGGGAGTTAATTTTTACGCGCACCGGGCAAGAATTGCCGGGCAGGATTTTTCCGGTCCTCCCCCGCCGCCCGGAAAAGCGTCGTCGGGTCAGTGGTTTGGCCGAAATATACCGGGTGGAAACAATCCTTAAGCCGACCTGTGCCCGTGGGATCGCTGGATCCTGTGATCGGCGCGAATCAAGCCGACGGTCCCGGCTTCGCTACGATGGCACACGATTTTTGGTGCAACCCCGGATTAACGGGGCCTTAGGCGCGCCGTGACCATCATTTGTTTAAGCGCCGCCCCCGTGCAGCGCATTTGACCCCGCGGATCAGCGCAATGCGTGCCATCGCCAACCTCTCCATTATCGCCAAACTCGTCGTCGTCTTCGCGCTCGTCATCCTCGCCGTTTGCGGCTCCACCTTTGTCAGTTGGCGTAGCCTCGGCACGATCGAGGAAACCAACCGCTGGCGCGACCATACCTACCAAGTCCTCCTGGATCTCGACCGGCTGACGGCCAGCATGGTGGATCGGGAGACGGGCCTGCGCGGCTACCTCGTCTCGGCCGACCCCGCCTTCCTCGAACCGTTCCACGCCGGAACCCAGCACTATGCCGAGGCGCTGGGGCGTCTGCGCAGGCTCGTCTCCGACAACGCCGAGCAGCTTCGCCGGCTCGACGCCCTCGATACGGCCGCGGGCCAGTGGAGCCGCGATGTCGCCGAGCGCGAGATCGCGCTGATGCGTGACGAGGCGAGCCAGGCGCAGGCGCGCCGGATCGAGGCATCCGGTGCCGGCAAGAGCGCCATGGACACGGTGCGCAAGGTCGCCGGAACGATCGCCGACACCGAGCGGGCCCTGCTGGAAACGCGCACCCGGATCGCGGAGGAGGCCGCGACGGCGTCTCGCTTCGCCGTCGGCGCGGGCCTCGCGGCGCTGCTGATCGTCGCCGGCCTCGGCATCCTGCTGCTCAACGGCTTCGTCGCACGCCCCATTCGCCGCATGACCGGGCTGATGAGCCGCCTCGCGGAGGGTGATGCCAGCGTCGAGATTCCCTTCCGTGAGCGCCGCGAGGAGGCCGGGGCGATGGCGAACGCGGTTCAGGTGTTCAAGGACAACCTGATCCGCACCCGCGCCCTGGAGGACGAAACCGCCCTGGCGCGGGCCGGTGCCGAGGCGCAGCGCAAGGCGGCGATGCGCGACATGGCCGACAACTTCGAGCGCGCGGTGAGCGGCATCGTCGGCACCGTCTCTGCGGCCGCCACCGAGTTGCAGGCGACCGCGCGGAGCATGGCCGGCACCGCCTCGCAGACGGCCGACCAATCGAACGCCGCCGCTGCCGCCGCGGAAGAGGCCGCCACCAATGTCGGCACGGTTGCCGCGGCGGCCGAGGAGCTTGGCGCCTCGGTGCAGGAGATCGCCCGGCAGGTCACCGGCTCGACCACGCTGGCGCAGAAGGCCGTCGTCGAGGCCGAGGGCACCGCGCAACTCGTGCAGGATCTCAGCGTCGCCGCCGCGCGGATCGGCGACGTGGTGGGCCTGATCTCCACCATCGCCGGCCAGACCAACCTGCTCGCGCTCAACGCCACCATCGAAGCGGCACGCGCGGGCGAAGCGGGCCGTGGCTTCGCCGTGGTTGCCGCCGAGGTCAAGGAACTCGCCAACCAGACTGCGCGCGCCACCGACGAGATTTCGGGGCAGATCGGACAGGTCCAGGCCATCACCGGGCAGGCGGTCACGGCCATCAGCGATATCGCGGCCCGCATCCGCGAGATCGACGGGCTGGCCGGCTCGATCGCCGCGGCGGTGGAGGAGCAGGGCGCGGCGACCCAGGAGATCGTGCGCAACGTCTCCGAGGCGTCCGCCGGCACCGGTGCGGTGACAGGCAACGTTGCGAGCGTCGCGGTGGCGGCCGAGGAGACCGGGGCGGCCGCGAACCGAGTCCTGACGTCCGCCTCAGAGCTGTCGCAGCAATCCGAGCGGCTCGACGGCCAGGTCCGCCACTTCCTCGAGACGGTGCGGGCCGCCTGAGGCGATCCGGGAACCCCATCGCCCCGGCTGACCGGCGTGATGGGGTTCCGAAGTCCTCGTTCGTGAGGGACGCCGCATGAAAAAGGCCCCGATGCGTTCGCCGCATCGGGGCCTTTTCGTTTCGGAGGATGAAGCGGAGCTTTTAGCCCGTCAGCGCTTCCTTCGAGCGCTCGAAGCGCTTGCGCTCGTTCGGGTCGAGGTGGATCTTGCGCAGGCGGATCGACTTCGGCGTGACTTCCATCAGCTCGTCGTCCTGAATCCAGGCCAGCGACTTCTCCAGCGTCATCCGGATCGGCGGCGTCAGGCGCACGGCCTCGTCCTTCGAGGTGGTGCGGATGTTGGTGAGCTTCTTGCCCTTGAGCACGTTCACCTCGAGGTCGTTCTCGCGGTTGTGCTCGCCGACGATCATGCCCTGATAGACCTTGGCGCCGGGCTCGATCATCATCGGGCCGCGGTCTTCGAGGTTCCACATGGCGTAGGCCACGGCCTCACCCTTGTCGTTCGAGATCAGCACGCCGTTGCGGCGGCCGGCGATCTCGCCCTTGTAGGCCTCGTAAGCCTTGAACAGGCGGTTCATGATCGCGGTGCCGCGGGTGTCGGTCATCAGCTCGCCCTGGTAGCCGATGAGGCCGCGGGTCGGAGCGTGGAAGACGAGCCGGAGACGGTTGCCGCCCGAGGGCCGCATCTCGATCATCTCGGCCTTGCGCTCGGACATCTTCTGCACGACGACGCCCGAATACTCCTCGTCGACGTCGATCACGACCTCTTCGACCGGCTCCAGGA from the Methylorubrum extorquens genome contains:
- a CDS encoding protein of unknown function (Evidence 5 : Unknown function) codes for the protein MIASASFSGAKVASATTALKILVDKNSDGASAPAPGTVVDASQLFSKTVSIRALDPIAQITESDKLADYAKPSAEVTKWSYRPERTMPANKLHEPILAKDEAAMRALGATGWIAHYAPKLSQSDFEAEARKTLEYNLQSSDADQTYKYYKNAIQGPTTQFSQSEDGKTLVSRTDLDQITRRYQTEMSARQAIMDGSIEFIRPEDEIGLNYTGVSYDMYKDGEFHGNFMNYSYDFEHAKELDKQGIGTYKWSIGLLGFYAKFKLLDLSEIGG
- a CDS encoding protein of unknown function (Evidence 5 : Unknown function); its protein translation is MDTVLENSCDASTTVPGAGADAPSEFLSTRILSAVVAEATFAPENEALAIIGGCPFNWRILDVSLPIEVRI
- a CDS encoding protein of unknown function (Evidence 5 : Unknown function); this translates as MSAEEKREGAALFHEHGIDEAGDIWL
- a CDS encoding conserved exported protein of unknown function (Evidence 4 : Unknown function but conserved in other organisms) is translated as MFVRAVLLIPLLLAFSAGAEAAAFDDLKDDLSACLRFEMGAPKGPRSMPMIGTPGLALRKCAGEMDRLERADPRRLRSDHGLSPSTWAVIESVFGAGGRGRLARARF
- a CDS encoding putative dehydrogenase protein (Evidence 3 : Putative function from multiple computational evidences; Product type e : enzyme), whose translation is MTRIGYHASHEQHAPSALLRHVRAAEEAGFACAMSSEHFKPWSRAQGHSGHAWSWLGAALATTRLPFGIITAPGYRHHPAVLAQSAATLAEMFPERLWLALGSGQRLNEDITGLPWPEKAERNARLAECAAVIRALLAGETVTHRGRVTVIDAQLYSRPKTPPLLIGGAATAATARALGAWADGLVTVGIEPDKLRPVVEAFREGGGAGKPVFLQTKVCWDPDPARALAEAHAQWSSNAIEGEVNWEMRRPEDFETAARFVRPEDMHACVRISDDLEQHAAWLAELAEMGFAEIIVHQVGTRQDAFIDAFGRSVLPQFGG
- a CDS encoding putative glycoside hydrolase (Evidence 3 : Putative function from multiple computational evidences; Product type e : enzyme), producing the protein MSETMSEPQTRPYQPIEAYALLSNCEGCALVARDGGIDWACLERFDAAPSFSRLLDKTRGGHFTIRPTERFETVRQYLSRSNILETTFTTQTGFVTLHDFMVGPEGGAGRPLLVRLVTGVSGCVSMIAEYRPLAGFAEDFAPLAVEGHRVTAPGCPGLVSDAAFAAEGELAAARFTLEGGQACSFALYLDTPPETCPDARILMEETRRAWVLWTEDAAYVGPLADELMRSALVLKALTYEPTGAIIAAATTSLPEEIGGIRNWDYRFCWIRDACLSFYVLKKFGMSREAESFFGFVTELCEREESRLKPLYSISGEAELEEIKIDHFEGWRGSTPVRHGNEAAEQHQADAYGQVLDLLYLFERLGGTMPEAMRKHGARLADVSAAHWHEPDAGLWEPRKPEERYLHAAIMNWVALDRAIHLFGAREEWCRERDRIVACVNGEAIHRDGYYPQYIGGDDVDAALLIAPMVGFPVDEAVFARTVDVVIERLGHGPLVYRYKNDDGLPGHEGTFLLCAFWLVDALLWLGRDEEARTCFQALRALQNDVGLYAEEIAEDDTFLGNFPQAFSHLGFIHSALMLDLYEHGGREAVQGTYADRSLRETDSRRAPRIDGAQAGE
- a CDS encoding conserved protein of unknown function, putative Smp-30 family (Evidence 4 : Unknown function but conserved in other organisms); the encoded protein is MAASPSIRVLDPSRCHLGEGPSYDPATDTAWWVDILENRLFELPLSEGAGPAKLHALPFMASDVAAIDAERQLLSAEDGLYIRTIRDGQLSLFCPLEAEDAGTRSNDGRVHPSGALWISTMGRDAETGRGAIYHVAGTRVTRLFSGLSIPNGIAFSPDGATGYFVDTDEGILRRVALDPATGLPVSAPETHYDHSDGEGGIDGAAVDAEGLIWTARFGGACLDAYSPAGERVRTVSVPVRQPTCPTFAGHDLDRLLLTTAYEGMDEAARAEDPEHGRTLLVDIGVRGLVEPAFRLGA
- a CDS encoding putative cytochrome P450 (Evidence 3 : Putative function from multiple computational evidences; Product type e : enzyme) produces the protein MDMQAPPGHAAPRLVPPVPVPPEKELPTLRFIAAMRVNGIACWPASAYEAPLRRRRLLGRTRFTVSDPDLVRHVLVDNAANYARTPITIRMLRPMLGDGLLISEGTAWRHQRRALAPAFTPRAVETLVPHILSASDEAVAALEGPAARGPIDLFAALQRLALEIAGRTMFSVGMARHGDRLRGFLEAYAARLGRPHLTDLVVPLRFATPLDRARARFRRDWVGFLDEVIADRDEGQSGRHVGGRGEARDLLDLLRAARDPETGRGFSHEELRDQVATMILAGHETTAVTLLWACTLLALAPETQAAVAAESESADKPFTRAVIEETMRLYPPAFVLARRALGPDELAGEAVRPGDSVTISPWLLHRHRKLWCDPDAFDPSRFLPGAPPVPRFAYLPFGAGPRVCIGAAFALTEATLALSRIVGHFRIERADARPVLPAAVVTTQPDHAPAFRLTRRA
- a CDS encoding protein of unknown function (Evidence 5 : Unknown function); this translates as MTGNNDGATSGRGILAQGTPRTVLLSASVDF
- the minE gene encoding cell division topological specificity factor (Evidence 2b : Function from indirect experimental evidences (e.g. phenotypes); PubMedId : 12271122; Product type f : factor) translates to MSVLTFLKPRGSGSVARERLQLILAHERVENGRPDLIITLREEILNVIAKHVTVERDKVQIKLERGEGVSTLGVDIEFPVDAVIKPKAKVKRAIA
- the minD gene encoding septum site-determining protein MinD (Evidence 2a : Function from experimental evidences in other organisms; PubMedId : 10096083, 11248256, 12519187, 1729224, 1836760; Product type e : enzyme) is translated as MAKVLCVTSGKGGVGKTTTTAALGAALAQAGEKVCVVDFDVGLRNLDLIMGAERRVVYDLINVTNGDAKLPQALIRDKRLENLSLLPASQTRDKDALTDEGVERVMGELREKFDWIVCDSPAGIERGAQLAMRHADVAVVVTNPEVSSVRDSDRIIGLLDSKTVRAERGDTIEKHLILTRFDPARADRGDMLKVDDVLEILSIPLLAIIPESLEVLRASNVGCPVTLNNPLCAPSRAYIDAVRRLKGETVPMAIPSDRKSLINKLFTRRAA